In Microbacterium binotii, one DNA window encodes the following:
- a CDS encoding carbohydrate ABC transporter permease codes for MTAVMTPRPAATEPASPVRRRPRKPLPVGRILAWGALGVLLVVTLFPFYWMLRTALSTNTALYTNAGSLLPVDFSWGGFARVLGLATPEQAAAEGGTTGSIDFWLYLRNTVIVATVITLGQVLFSSMAAYAFARLHWRGREAVFFLFLTALMIPPIFVQLPNFILIRDLGLLNTLAGIILPFFFMTPFAIFFMRQFFLGISREVEESAKIDGAGHFRIFFRIVLPMSSTPIFTLALLTYITAWGEYFWPLLVGRADESRVLTVALGIFRSQTPQTGPDWAGLMAGTLVAALPIFVLFVLFGRKLVDNLGYSGIK; via the coding sequence ATGACCGCTGTGATGACGCCGCGCCCGGCGGCGACCGAACCCGCATCCCCCGTCCGACGCCGACCGCGGAAGCCGCTGCCCGTGGGGCGCATCCTCGCGTGGGGGGCCCTGGGAGTCCTTCTCGTCGTGACGCTCTTCCCGTTCTACTGGATGCTGCGCACGGCATTGTCTACGAACACCGCGCTGTACACGAACGCGGGCAGTCTGCTCCCGGTGGACTTCAGCTGGGGCGGCTTCGCACGTGTGCTGGGGCTTGCGACACCCGAGCAGGCGGCGGCAGAGGGGGGAACCACCGGTTCGATCGACTTCTGGCTGTACCTGCGCAACACCGTCATCGTCGCCACCGTGATCACCCTCGGGCAGGTGCTGTTCTCGTCCATGGCTGCCTACGCCTTCGCGCGACTGCACTGGCGGGGGAGGGAAGCGGTCTTCTTCCTCTTCCTCACGGCGCTGATGATCCCGCCGATCTTCGTGCAGCTCCCCAACTTCATCCTGATCCGCGACCTGGGGCTGCTCAACACGCTCGCCGGCATCATCCTGCCGTTCTTCTTCATGACGCCGTTCGCGATCTTCTTCATGCGGCAGTTCTTCCTCGGCATCAGCCGCGAGGTCGAGGAGTCGGCGAAGATCGACGGCGCGGGCCACTTCCGGATCTTCTTCCGCATCGTGCTGCCGATGTCGTCGACGCCGATCTTCACGCTCGCGCTGCTGACCTACATCACTGCCTGGGGCGAGTACTTCTGGCCGCTGCTGGTCGGCCGCGCCGACGAATCCCGTGTGCTCACCGTCGCCCTCGGCATCTTCCGCTCGCAGACACCGCAGACGGGGCCCGACTGGGCGGGACTCATGGCGGGAACCCTCGTCGCGGCGCTGCCCATCTTCGTGCTGTTCGTCCTCTTCGGACGAAAGCTCGTCGACAACCTCGGCTACTCGGGCATCAAGTAG
- a CDS encoding ABC transporter substrate-binding protein, with the protein MRRTVAVTAVAVAVPLALAGCAGGGDAAGSDDSITYWLWDSNQQAAYQQCATDFEQTSGISVKIEQFGWADYWQGLTTGFASGTAPDVFADHLSYFPQFVSQGQLLDISDRVEADSIDLDIYQDGLAELWTDQEGGRYGLPKDFDTVATFYNQQMATDAGLTAEQLGSLEWNPADGGSFEAALARLTVDANGVHGDEPGFDKSKVAVYGLALSGNGLNASGQQTWAPYALGNDWYFGDKTPWTTTWNFDDPSFVETMTWYKSLADKGYMPSVDIALSEQDPLNGYLAGRYAMVTDGSWMTASYLGQTDTPTLVVPTPIGPDGERASVFNGLSDGIWAGTSKPDAAWQWVSYLGSSACQDVVAAAAVVFPAIQSSTEKAETAFADKGWDVSGFTVQVTDGTTKLLPIADHWSDVNDTMTATIESFLKGGSDAGAFTSANDQINALFR; encoded by the coding sequence GTGCGCCGCACCGTTGCGGTCACCGCGGTCGCCGTCGCCGTCCCTCTCGCCCTCGCCGGATGCGCCGGGGGCGGTGACGCGGCAGGCTCCGACGACTCCATCACGTACTGGCTGTGGGACAGCAACCAGCAGGCCGCCTACCAGCAGTGCGCGACCGACTTCGAGCAGACCAGCGGCATCAGCGTCAAGATCGAGCAGTTCGGCTGGGCGGACTACTGGCAGGGCTTGACCACGGGCTTCGCCTCGGGCACCGCGCCGGACGTGTTCGCCGATCACCTCTCCTACTTCCCACAGTTCGTCTCCCAGGGTCAGCTGCTCGACATCAGCGACAGGGTCGAAGCCGACTCGATCGACCTCGACATCTATCAGGACGGACTCGCCGAGCTCTGGACCGACCAGGAGGGCGGTCGCTATGGCCTGCCGAAGGACTTCGACACCGTCGCCACCTTCTACAACCAGCAGATGGCGACGGATGCGGGCCTGACCGCCGAGCAACTGGGATCGCTGGAGTGGAACCCCGCCGACGGCGGCAGCTTCGAGGCCGCGCTCGCGCGACTGACGGTCGACGCGAACGGCGTCCACGGCGACGAGCCCGGCTTCGACAAGTCGAAGGTGGCGGTCTACGGACTCGCGCTGAGCGGCAACGGGCTGAACGCGAGCGGTCAGCAGACCTGGGCCCCCTACGCTCTCGGCAACGACTGGTACTTCGGTGACAAGACGCCCTGGACCACTACCTGGAACTTCGACGACCCGTCGTTCGTCGAGACGATGACCTGGTACAAGAGCCTCGCTGACAAGGGCTACATGCCCAGCGTCGACATCGCGCTGTCCGAGCAGGACCCGCTCAACGGCTACCTCGCGGGTCGCTACGCCATGGTCACGGACGGCAGCTGGATGACGGCCTCGTACCTCGGGCAGACGGACACGCCCACGCTGGTCGTGCCGACGCCCATCGGCCCCGACGGGGAACGCGCCAGCGTCTTCAACGGGCTCTCGGATGGCATCTGGGCGGGAACCAGCAAGCCGGATGCGGCATGGCAGTGGGTCAGCTACCTCGGCTCCAGCGCATGCCAGGACGTCGTGGCCGCCGCCGCCGTCGTGTTCCCGGCGATCCAGAGCTCCACCGAGAAGGCGGAGACCGCGTTCGCCGACAAGGGCTGGGACGTCAGCGGCTTCACCGTCCAGGTGACCGACGGCACCACCAAGCTCCTTCCGATCGCCGACCACTGGTCGGACGTCAACGACACCATGACCGCGACGATCGAGTCGTTCCTGAAGGGCGGCTCGGACGCGGGCGCCTTCACCAGCGCCAACGACCAGATCAACGCACTGTTCCGATGA
- a CDS encoding carbohydrate ABC transporter permease: MSRSITTRALDTRAIIAPGSRRRHRGDFRVAMLFIAPAAIGFLAFYLIPSLRGVWFSFTDQNLIGAGEFIGTENYERMFQDPLFWNALGVTAEYVVINIGVQTVLAVGIAVLMHRLTRSAVIRGIILLPYLVANVVVALVWFWMMDYSTGIINVVFDWLGTDRVAFFGSEQLAIPTIALINVWRYVGYTALLIFAGLQTIPTQLYEAAALDGASETRMFRSITLPLLRPVLALVLVITVVGSFQIFDTVAVTTQGGPVNATRVIYYYIYQQAFERFDLGYASAMSVFLLVVLAAVAWAQLKIMRSNQSDLA, encoded by the coding sequence ATGAGTCGGAGCATCACGACCCGCGCACTCGACACCCGTGCGATCATCGCGCCCGGGTCGCGCCGCCGGCATCGTGGCGACTTCCGCGTCGCCATGCTGTTCATCGCGCCCGCAGCCATCGGCTTCCTGGCCTTCTACCTGATCCCCTCGCTGCGCGGCGTGTGGTTCAGCTTCACCGATCAGAACCTCATCGGCGCGGGCGAGTTCATCGGCACGGAGAACTACGAGCGGATGTTCCAGGACCCGCTGTTCTGGAACGCCCTCGGAGTGACGGCGGAGTACGTCGTCATCAACATCGGAGTGCAGACGGTGCTGGCGGTGGGCATCGCCGTGCTCATGCACCGCCTGACCCGCTCCGCCGTCATCCGCGGCATCATCCTGCTGCCGTACCTGGTCGCGAACGTCGTCGTCGCCCTCGTCTGGTTCTGGATGATGGACTACTCCACCGGCATCATCAACGTCGTCTTCGACTGGCTCGGGACCGATCGCGTCGCGTTCTTCGGCAGCGAGCAGCTGGCCATCCCCACGATCGCCCTGATCAACGTGTGGCGCTACGTCGGCTACACGGCGCTGCTCATCTTCGCGGGGCTGCAGACCATCCCCACCCAGCTGTACGAGGCCGCGGCACTCGACGGCGCATCGGAGACGCGGATGTTCCGTTCGATCACGCTGCCGTTGCTGCGTCCCGTGCTCGCTCTCGTGCTGGTGATCACGGTGGTCGGCTCGTTCCAGATCTTCGACACCGTCGCCGTCACCACGCAGGGCGGCCCGGTCAACGCGACGCGCGTCATCTACTACTACATCTACCAACAGGCCTTCGAACGCTTCGACCTGGGATACGCGTCGGCGATGTCGGTCTTCCTGCTCGTCGTCCTCGCCGCCGTGGCGTGGGCGCAGCTGAAGATCATGCGTTCCAACCAGTCGGACCTCGCCTAA
- a CDS encoding alpha-galactosidase yields MQATDEGDAAPISMGEDVRFVAGGVGLVVSLPSRSLPRIVHWGSDAFDDADADELARHAAPPRATNGADVPVRVSLVPENSAGWTGTPGVSGHRAGRAWSPSFVPVSTEIEHRPEGGRILVVARDEFVGLELRLAIELLPSGLVRLASELKNVGADAYTLDALTSAMPVPTRADLLFDLAGRWAKERVPQTRAFTVGTHLREGRHGRTGADAALVLMAGTPDLDFDRGEAWGLHVAFSGNHRTLAERAFSGERLLLGGELLLPGEIELAPGESYAAPAIYAAYGAGLDAVAARFHTHLRSRPHHPRSARPVVMNVWEAVYFDHDLDRLLELADLAQSVGVERFVLDDGWFGSRRDDTSGLGDWVLGEQVWGDGRFRHLVDGVRARGMEFGLWFEPEMVNPDSDLARAHPEWMLQVPGRLPIPFRHQQVLDLTHPGAFVHVRDQVVALVQEYGISYIKWDHNRDLIDAGSTRTGRAGVHAQTHAAYRLLDEIRRAVPDLEIESCSSGGARVDLEILEHTDRVWASDCIDARERQQIQRWTAQLLPPELVGSHIGADRAHTTRRRLDLSFRAATSLFGHFGIEWDLSTATPEERDELAEWVAYYKRMRPLIHGGTTVRRALEDGDLWLHGAVAADLNEALYLVTLRERHITWPVGRVRLPGLDPRRRYRLRASGPALEPYDERIHPSWWIDGTVLTGAALAEVGVHVPALDPDQVALLHVEALS; encoded by the coding sequence ATGCAGGCAACCGACGAGGGCGACGCCGCTCCGATCTCGATGGGCGAAGACGTCAGGTTCGTCGCGGGGGGTGTCGGGCTCGTCGTGTCCCTTCCCTCCCGCTCCTTGCCGCGCATCGTGCACTGGGGTTCGGACGCGTTCGACGACGCGGATGCGGACGAGCTCGCCCGCCATGCCGCGCCGCCGCGGGCGACGAACGGCGCCGATGTGCCGGTGCGGGTATCGCTCGTCCCGGAGAACTCGGCGGGGTGGACCGGAACGCCGGGCGTGTCCGGTCACCGCGCCGGCCGCGCGTGGTCGCCGTCCTTCGTCCCGGTCTCGACGGAGATCGAGCATCGCCCCGAGGGCGGACGCATCCTGGTCGTCGCCCGCGACGAGTTCGTCGGTCTCGAACTGCGGCTCGCGATCGAGCTGCTCCCGAGCGGACTGGTGCGCCTCGCGTCCGAGCTGAAGAACGTCGGCGCCGACGCGTACACCCTCGACGCCCTGACCTCCGCGATGCCGGTGCCCACCCGTGCCGATCTGCTGTTCGATCTCGCCGGGCGATGGGCGAAGGAGCGGGTTCCCCAGACGCGTGCGTTCACGGTCGGCACCCACCTGCGCGAGGGTCGGCACGGTCGCACGGGAGCGGATGCGGCACTCGTGCTGATGGCGGGGACACCCGACCTCGACTTCGACCGCGGGGAGGCCTGGGGGCTGCATGTCGCGTTCAGCGGCAACCACCGCACGCTCGCCGAACGCGCGTTCTCCGGCGAGCGGCTGCTACTCGGCGGCGAGCTGCTGCTGCCCGGGGAGATCGAACTCGCGCCGGGCGAGTCCTACGCCGCTCCGGCGATCTACGCCGCATACGGCGCGGGCCTGGATGCGGTCGCCGCACGCTTCCACACCCATCTCCGCTCCCGACCGCATCACCCGCGCTCAGCGCGCCCGGTCGTCATGAACGTCTGGGAGGCGGTGTACTTCGACCACGATCTCGACCGGCTGCTCGAGCTCGCGGATCTCGCGCAGAGCGTCGGAGTGGAGCGGTTCGTGCTCGACGACGGCTGGTTCGGCAGCCGTCGAGACGACACCTCCGGCCTCGGCGACTGGGTGCTGGGGGAGCAGGTCTGGGGAGACGGCCGGTTCCGGCACCTCGTCGACGGCGTCCGCGCTCGCGGGATGGAGTTCGGACTCTGGTTCGAGCCCGAGATGGTGAACCCGGACTCGGATCTCGCGCGCGCACATCCGGAGTGGATGCTGCAGGTGCCCGGAAGGCTGCCCATCCCCTTCCGCCATCAGCAGGTGCTGGATCTGACGCATCCGGGCGCGTTCGTCCACGTGCGCGATCAGGTCGTGGCGCTCGTGCAGGAGTACGGGATCTCCTACATCAAGTGGGACCACAACCGCGACCTCATCGACGCCGGCTCCACGCGCACGGGTCGTGCCGGGGTGCACGCGCAGACCCACGCCGCGTATCGGCTGCTGGATGAGATCCGTCGGGCTGTACCGGATCTCGAGATCGAGTCGTGCTCGTCGGGCGGCGCGCGCGTGGACCTCGAGATCCTCGAGCACACCGACCGGGTGTGGGCCTCGGACTGCATCGATGCGCGCGAGCGTCAGCAGATCCAGCGGTGGACGGCGCAGCTGCTGCCGCCGGAGCTCGTCGGCAGCCACATCGGCGCCGACCGCGCGCACACGACGCGTCGACGTCTGGACCTCTCCTTCCGCGCGGCGACGTCGCTCTTCGGGCACTTCGGTATCGAATGGGACCTCAGCACCGCGACGCCCGAAGAACGGGACGAGCTGGCGGAGTGGGTCGCGTACTACAAGCGGATGCGTCCGCTCATCCACGGCGGAACCACCGTGCGCCGCGCGCTCGAAGACGGTGACCTCTGGCTGCACGGTGCGGTCGCCGCCGACCTCAACGAGGCGCTCTACCTCGTGACGCTGCGGGAGCGTCACATCACCTGGCCCGTGGGGCGGGTCCGTCTGCCCGGCCTGGACCCCAGACGGCGCTACCGGCTGCGGGCCTCCGGGCCCGCGCTCGAACCGTACGACGAGCGCATCCATCCCTCCTGGTGGATCGACGGCACGGTTCTGACGGGCGCGGCGCTGGCCGAGGTCGGGGTGCATGTCCCCGCTCTGGATCCCGACCAGGTCGCCCTGCTGCACGTGGAGGCACTGTCATGA
- a CDS encoding polysaccharide biosynthesis tyrosine autokinase: MELSDYIRVLRKNWLIIVVATLVGLGAAAGYSLTRTPLYESQASVVVSTQSSGSVQEISQGSNFTQQRVATYVNVATKQLVLDPVIRDLGLDMSAGALAKNVSVSSVLNTTFITIAVTDADPVKAADIANAVAAQLPLAVEEIEPSTGGESPVRLTTASTAVPTNVPVSPNVPLNLALGALIGLAVGIGIAVLRTVLDTRIRTIRDVNQITDRPILGAIPFDAKAAERPIIIQADPYNTRSESFRALRTNLQFIEMDGGHSFVITSSIPSEGKSTTTVNLAIALADAGKRVALIDTDLRKPKVAEYLGIEGGAGLTDVLIGRAKVGDVMLPWGKRPLFVLPAGKVPPNPSELLGSRQMAQLLEAISRDFDVVLLDAPPLLPVTDAAILSRETTAAILVVAAGRTTTGQLTAALTALETVDAKVGGIVMSMVPTRGPDAYGYGYGYGYGGYGTYGTAPEPAPAKAKNSRKRAPEDDAGLDELVKGS; encoded by the coding sequence ATGGAACTCAGCGACTACATCCGGGTTCTGCGGAAGAACTGGCTGATCATCGTCGTCGCAACTCTCGTCGGGCTGGGGGCGGCCGCCGGATACTCGCTGACCCGCACGCCCCTCTATGAGTCGCAGGCCTCGGTGGTCGTCTCGACACAGTCCAGCGGCAGCGTGCAGGAGATCTCGCAGGGATCGAACTTCACCCAGCAGCGCGTGGCGACCTATGTCAACGTGGCGACCAAGCAGCTCGTGCTCGATCCCGTGATCCGCGACCTGGGACTCGACATGAGCGCCGGAGCCCTCGCCAAGAACGTGAGTGTCAGCAGCGTGCTGAACACCACCTTCATCACGATCGCGGTGACCGATGCCGACCCGGTCAAGGCCGCCGACATCGCCAATGCCGTCGCCGCCCAGCTGCCGCTCGCGGTCGAGGAGATCGAGCCGTCCACGGGAGGCGAGAGCCCGGTGCGCCTCACGACGGCGAGCACGGCGGTCCCCACGAACGTTCCGGTCAGCCCGAACGTCCCTCTGAACCTCGCGCTCGGTGCACTCATCGGTCTCGCCGTCGGCATCGGTATCGCCGTGCTGCGGACGGTGCTCGACACCCGCATCCGCACCATCCGCGATGTCAACCAGATCACCGACCGCCCGATCCTCGGCGCGATCCCGTTCGACGCGAAGGCGGCGGAGCGGCCGATCATCATCCAGGCCGACCCGTACAACACGCGCTCGGAGTCCTTCCGGGCCCTGCGCACCAACCTGCAGTTCATCGAGATGGACGGCGGTCACTCCTTCGTGATCACCTCCTCCATCCCGAGCGAGGGCAAGTCCACGACGACGGTGAACCTGGCGATCGCCCTCGCGGATGCCGGGAAGCGCGTCGCTCTCATCGACACCGATCTGCGCAAGCCCAAGGTCGCCGAGTACCTCGGTATCGAGGGCGGCGCGGGCCTCACGGATGTGCTGATCGGTCGCGCGAAGGTCGGCGACGTGATGCTCCCCTGGGGCAAGCGCCCGCTGTTCGTCCTGCCCGCGGGCAAGGTGCCGCCGAACCCCAGCGAGCTGCTCGGTTCGCGCCAGATGGCACAGCTGCTCGAGGCGATCAGCCGCGACTTCGACGTGGTGCTTCTCGATGCTCCCCCGCTGCTGCCGGTGACGGATGCGGCGATCCTGTCGCGCGAGACGACGGCGGCGATCCTCGTCGTCGCCGCCGGTCGCACGACGACGGGTCAGCTCACCGCGGCACTCACGGCTCTCGAGACGGTCGATGCGAAGGTCGGCGGCATCGTCATGAGCATGGTCCCCACCCGCGGACCGGATGCGTACGGGTACGGCTACGGATACGGATACGGCGGCTACGGGACGTACGGCACGGCTCCGGAGCCGGCTCCCGCGAAGGCGAAGAACTCACGCAAGCGGGCGCCGGAGGACGACGCCGGCCTCGACGAGCTCGTGAAGGGCTCCTGA
- a CDS encoding bacterial Ig-like domain-containing protein, producing MTLASPRLRSRAGRSLRRAVATAACAALALTGAVVATPAAAASADTVQIDFSERTGQFRGGASGMLYGLGDEGVPTDAIIAGARPSNVTQKAPRGAQHPNGDPLEVEGSFFRNGGDYLMVNIQDYYPDWPYNGGKRPEDFESYLDIVRTVVTDIRDNSAYPERYVFTPFNEPDGINWYGQWDQMKDHFFSDWDAAYRTIKEIMPEARIAGPGDAWWHGGSTREILQSAKASGTLPDIWTWHELGVENLRTFRGHLAEFRQIEQEVGVGPLPVNITEYAMRRDMSVPGQIVQWLAMFEDAKVDAQTAYWTFAGNLNDNMAKGGAANGAWWLLKWYGDLSGDTVQLTPPQLNAVDTVQGIATIDDERRQATVLVGGGSSDIQLDLAGLDPDVFGPTVDVQVRESSWTGQEGEAQAPRVVAAERVTLDDALAVTVPNDDRQSAYQVVITPALGEEPVVDDTWRTEIEAEDAELRSLQVNDRPANDAWVFAASGQKDVTGFTRADASVSWDVEVPEDGAYRFAVIVGVGGPGSHAFFVDGEPAATLAYEPGFNTTYRGRAEAMLTLDAGAHTISVRASSDGSSVLPGADVSLDRLELERVDGAETHDYPAFLARTDAAPAASGTVPLASDAGATFFVSARESGYHDVDVRYETDGPASVQVSLNGRAIEGAAAEYAGRWTSTLRVHLREGINQVSVTADAAQLAGIRTTRVAEADEAVTRIEVEDAELVTLAGGVRRENVSAPTNVSGQQIGWLGGGAANTATIARGDALPAGDYDLQVRYSNAEKNTGHAYNADIITRFLDVSEVGGETARGSFRHNYSWKGFWTHSMPVTLSTESGDIVLGNATSYAPNLDWVALAPLSLAVTNVPAPPSESATLEVVSPPVKTRYVIGEVFAAEGLAVAVRDGERIIPLAEDAYSLQGFESTTAGQKTITVAAEIAGRSFTTTFTVEVVVPEPGVDPAMSLSSSTVAQGGRITVTGSGLPASAAAEVWLHSDPVLLADAATDADGALTATVTIPAGTPVGSHEIVVRVAGVELRADLAVTAAGGAAAPGAPSSDPLANTGGQIAWGVGALAALLLVAGGILIARRRRSATEH from the coding sequence ATGACACTCGCCTCACCACGCCTGCGCAGCCGCGCCGGGCGCTCCCTCCGCCGGGCGGTCGCGACCGCCGCGTGCGCCGCCCTGGCCCTCACGGGCGCGGTCGTGGCCACACCGGCCGCCGCCGCATCCGCGGACACGGTTCAGATCGACTTCAGCGAACGCACGGGCCAGTTCCGCGGTGGAGCCTCCGGCATGCTCTACGGCCTCGGCGACGAGGGCGTGCCCACCGACGCGATCATCGCGGGTGCGCGTCCCTCGAACGTCACACAGAAGGCCCCGCGCGGTGCGCAGCACCCGAACGGAGACCCGCTGGAGGTGGAGGGCTCCTTCTTCCGCAACGGCGGCGACTACCTGATGGTCAACATCCAGGACTACTACCCGGACTGGCCCTACAACGGCGGGAAGCGCCCCGAGGACTTCGAGTCGTACCTCGACATCGTGCGCACCGTCGTCACCGACATCCGCGACAACTCCGCCTATCCGGAGCGCTACGTCTTCACCCCGTTCAACGAGCCCGACGGCATCAACTGGTACGGTCAGTGGGACCAGATGAAGGATCACTTCTTCTCCGACTGGGACGCCGCCTATCGCACGATCAAGGAGATCATGCCGGAGGCGCGTATCGCCGGTCCGGGCGACGCCTGGTGGCACGGCGGGAGCACGCGGGAGATCCTGCAGTCGGCGAAGGCCTCGGGCACCCTGCCGGACATCTGGACCTGGCACGAGCTCGGCGTCGAGAACCTCCGCACCTTCCGCGGACATCTGGCCGAGTTCCGTCAGATCGAGCAGGAGGTCGGGGTCGGGCCGCTTCCGGTCAACATCACCGAGTACGCGATGCGTCGGGACATGTCCGTTCCCGGCCAGATCGTGCAGTGGCTCGCGATGTTCGAAGACGCGAAGGTTGACGCCCAGACCGCGTACTGGACGTTCGCGGGCAACCTCAACGACAACATGGCCAAGGGTGGCGCCGCGAACGGCGCCTGGTGGCTTCTCAAGTGGTACGGGGATCTCTCGGGCGACACCGTCCAGCTGACACCGCCGCAGCTCAACGCGGTGGACACGGTGCAGGGGATCGCGACGATCGACGACGAGCGCCGGCAGGCGACCGTGCTGGTCGGCGGCGGCTCCTCCGACATCCAGCTCGACCTCGCGGGACTGGACCCCGATGTGTTCGGTCCGACCGTCGATGTGCAGGTGAGAGAGAGCAGCTGGACGGGGCAGGAGGGCGAGGCCCAGGCGCCGCGAGTCGTCGCGGCGGAGCGGGTCACGCTCGACGACGCGCTGGCGGTCACCGTGCCGAACGACGACAGGCAGTCCGCGTATCAGGTGGTGATCACCCCCGCGCTCGGCGAGGAGCCGGTCGTCGACGACACCTGGCGAACCGAGATCGAGGCGGAGGACGCGGAGCTGCGCTCGCTGCAGGTGAACGACCGCCCCGCCAACGACGCGTGGGTGTTCGCTGCATCAGGTCAGAAGGACGTCACCGGGTTCACCCGCGCCGACGCGTCGGTGAGCTGGGACGTGGAGGTGCCCGAAGACGGCGCCTACCGCTTCGCCGTGATCGTCGGCGTCGGCGGTCCGGGGAGCCACGCGTTCTTCGTCGACGGCGAACCGGCCGCGACCCTCGCATACGAGCCCGGCTTCAACACGACCTACCGCGGTCGCGCGGAGGCGATGCTGACGCTGGATGCCGGGGCGCACACCATCTCGGTGCGTGCGAGCAGTGACGGCTCCTCGGTGCTGCCGGGCGCCGATGTGTCGCTCGACCGACTGGAGCTCGAGCGGGTCGACGGCGCGGAGACGCACGACTACCCCGCCTTCCTCGCGCGCACGGATGCGGCGCCCGCCGCATCCGGAACCGTTCCGCTCGCGTCCGACGCCGGGGCCACGTTCTTCGTGTCCGCACGAGAGAGCGGCTACCACGACGTCGACGTGCGCTACGAGACCGACGGGCCCGCATCCGTGCAGGTCTCGCTCAACGGCCGTGCCATCGAGGGCGCTGCGGCCGAGTACGCAGGGCGCTGGACCTCGACCCTGCGGGTGCACCTGCGGGAGGGGATCAACCAGGTCTCGGTCACGGCGGATGCGGCGCAGCTCGCGGGTATCCGCACGACCCGTGTCGCTGAAGCGGATGAGGCCGTGACGCGCATCGAGGTCGAGGACGCGGAGCTTGTGACGCTCGCGGGCGGTGTCCGACGCGAGAACGTCTCCGCACCCACGAACGTCAGCGGTCAGCAGATCGGCTGGCTCGGCGGGGGTGCCGCCAACACGGCGACCATCGCGCGCGGCGACGCGCTGCCGGCGGGCGACTACGACCTGCAGGTGCGCTACTCCAACGCCGAGAAGAACACCGGTCACGCCTACAACGCCGACATCATCACGCGGTTCCTCGACGTCAGCGAGGTGGGCGGGGAGACGGCGCGGGGATCCTTCCGTCACAACTACTCCTGGAAGGGGTTCTGGACGCACAGCATGCCCGTCACGCTCTCGACCGAGAGCGGAGACATCGTGCTCGGCAATGCCACGTCGTACGCTCCGAACCTCGACTGGGTCGCGCTCGCGCCGCTCTCGCTCGCGGTGACGAACGTGCCGGCACCGCCGTCGGAGTCCGCCACCTTGGAAGTGGTCTCCCCGCCGGTCAAGACGCGGTACGTCATCGGCGAGGTCTTCGCCGCGGAGGGGCTCGCGGTGGCGGTGCGAGACGGCGAGCGGATCATCCCGCTGGCGGAGGACGCATATTCTCTGCAGGGCTTCGAGTCGACGACCGCGGGGCAGAAGACGATCACCGTCGCCGCCGAGATCGCCGGTCGCTCGTTCACCACGACCTTCACCGTCGAGGTGGTGGTACCGGAGCCGGGGGTCGACCCCGCGATGTCGCTGTCCTCGTCGACGGTGGCGCAGGGTGGGAGGATCACCGTCACCGGCAGCGGGCTGCCCGCATCCGCCGCGGCCGAGGTGTGGCTGCACTCCGATCCCGTGCTCCTCGCTGACGCGGCGACCGATGCCGACGGTGCGCTGACGGCCACGGTCACCATCCCGGCGGGAACGCCCGTGGGATCGCACGAGATCGTCGTGCGGGTCGCGGGAGTGGAGCTGCGTGCCGACCTCGCGGTCACCGCCGCCGGCGGTGCGGCGGCTCCGGGTGCTCCGAGCAGCGATCCGCTCGCCAACACCGGCGGTCAGATCGCGTGGGGTGTGGGAGCGCTGGCGGCACTCCTGCTGGTCGCGGGCGGCATCCTGATCGCTCGACGTCGCCGGAGTGCTACCGAGCACTGA